In Laspinema palackyanum D2c, one genomic interval encodes:
- a CDS encoding class I SAM-dependent methyltransferase — MDYLKFIEMLPHCYENWGEDSVKPCSDKFQEVLDRVQGTTTANLMQLINLAVSCLEPGEIYCEIGTYQGSSLIGALLDQGDRQAYGVDNFSEWDESSESYETLIENLTQFKVLDRVEFYNEDFERFLLDLRDRQPTPKVGVYFYDCAYDYRSQLIGLLFMKNFLADRALVIVNNGHWKTVQQAQKDFIAAHPECQAIAELSTVVGEATFGNGIQVLSWTSFSKNPYSAASAQSRDRQPVG, encoded by the coding sequence ATGGATTATCTTAAATTTATTGAAATGCTTCCTCATTGTTATGAAAATTGGGGTGAAGATTCAGTCAAACCCTGTTCTGACAAGTTCCAGGAGGTACTCGATCGCGTCCAAGGGACGACGACAGCGAATTTGATGCAGTTAATCAATTTAGCAGTGTCTTGTCTGGAACCCGGGGAAATTTATTGTGAAATTGGCACCTATCAAGGGTCGAGTTTAATTGGTGCATTGCTGGATCAAGGCGATCGCCAAGCGTATGGGGTGGATAATTTCTCGGAATGGGATGAGAGTAGCGAGAGTTATGAAACCCTGATTGAGAATTTAACCCAGTTTAAGGTGTTGGATCGGGTGGAGTTTTACAATGAAGACTTTGAGAGGTTTCTTCTCGATCTGCGCGATCGCCAACCCACGCCTAAAGTTGGGGTCTATTTTTATGATTGTGCTTATGACTATCGATCGCAACTGATTGGGTTACTGTTCATGAAAAACTTTTTAGCCGATCGCGCCTTAGTGATTGTCAACAATGGTCACTGGAAAACCGTCCAACAAGCCCAAAAAGATTTTATCGCCGCTCACCCTGAATGTCAAGCGATCGCCGAACTCTCTACCGTAGTCGGGGAAGCAACATTTGGCAATGGAATTCAAGTGCTCAGTTGGACAAGTTTTTCCAAAAATCCCTATTCTGCTGCTTCCGCACAGAGTCGCGATCGGCAACCCGTTGGATAA
- a CDS encoding GDSL-type esterase/lipase family protein: MKSAKFEPKFILSLTFNAIALILALVLIAKRGGISYILRQIRSNPPENSSQAWADIYYQHRRSLFEGLPEVSRPIIFLGDSLTDSCEWNEILNHTQILNRGIIGDTTAGVLQRLTPILASQPRQIFLLIGINDLARKKDFSEILANYQQILATIQQQSPQTEVYVKSVLPINKRLFEQGPTNEMIRNFNTQLQRLSDNFSYSYIDLHSQLVDENQQLDERYTLDGLHLNGTAYLIWKEAIENYVERDAEGDEG, encoded by the coding sequence ATGAAATCTGCTAAGTTTGAACCCAAGTTTATTTTATCCTTAACCTTCAATGCGATCGCATTGATTCTCGCCCTGGTCTTGATTGCCAAAAGAGGAGGAATTTCCTACATTTTAAGACAAATCCGGTCAAATCCCCCCGAAAATTCTTCTCAGGCTTGGGCTGATATTTACTATCAACATCGCCGGAGTTTGTTTGAAGGTCTTCCAGAAGTCAGCCGTCCCATTATTTTTCTTGGCGATAGTTTAACCGATTCCTGTGAATGGAACGAAATTTTAAATCATACCCAAATTTTGAATCGGGGGATTATCGGCGATACAACCGCTGGGGTTTTGCAACGTTTAACTCCCATTCTCGCCTCTCAACCGCGTCAAATTTTTCTACTGATTGGTATTAATGATTTAGCTAGAAAAAAAGATTTTTCGGAAATTTTAGCGAATTATCAACAAATTTTAGCGACCATTCAACAACAATCCCCACAAACCGAAGTTTATGTCAAAAGTGTTTTACCCATCAACAAAAGACTTTTTGAACAAGGCCCTACCAATGAAATGATTAGAAATTTTAATACTCAACTGCAACGGTTAAGTGACAATTTCTCTTATTCTTATATTGATTTACATTCTCAACTGGTGGATGAAAATCAACAACTGGATGAACGCTACACCCTAGATGGGTTACATTTGAATGGGACTGCCTACTTGATTTGGAAAGAGGCGATCGAAAATTATGTGGAACGCGATGCTGAGGGAGATGAAGGATGA
- the miaA gene encoding tRNA (adenosine(37)-N6)-dimethylallyltransferase MiaA yields MPKLIVICGATATGKSSLALDLAQRLGSPILSADSRQVYREFDIGTAKPTAGDRRKVPHYLLDICDPTDNLTVADYQDQAMKAIAEVHRQNQVPLLVGGTGLYLKAVVKGLKIPRVAPNRELRSQLTTLGQGQCYAMLQQVDPESTTRIHANDAVRTLRALEVFYVTGCPISQQQGENPPTYPILQIGLDCTKVEDGDRRILSRTQEMFEAGLVAEVESICAKYGPDLPLLHTLGYAEVKQYLAGEISREEAQELTALHTRQFAKRQRTWFRGDGTIEWFAVDQPDLLERVWHRVQGFLEQPKVADVSGSF; encoded by the coding sequence ATGCCTAAATTAATTGTAATTTGTGGGGCGACGGCGACGGGGAAATCCAGTCTGGCATTGGATTTGGCCCAGCGTCTGGGGTCGCCAATTTTGAGTGCGGATTCCCGTCAGGTGTATCGCGAGTTCGATATTGGGACCGCTAAACCCACCGCTGGCGATCGCAGGAAGGTCCCTCATTATCTCCTGGATATTTGTGATCCGACGGATAATTTAACCGTGGCGGATTATCAGGACCAGGCGATGAAGGCGATCGCTGAGGTTCATCGCCAAAATCAAGTCCCCTTATTAGTCGGAGGGACCGGATTGTATTTGAAAGCGGTGGTTAAGGGGTTAAAAATTCCCCGAGTGGCCCCTAATCGGGAGTTGCGATCGCAGTTGACTACCTTGGGTCAAGGTCAATGTTATGCCATGCTGCAACAGGTGGACCCCGAGAGTACCACCCGAATTCATGCCAACGATGCGGTCAGAACTCTGCGGGCATTAGAGGTATTTTACGTCACGGGCTGCCCAATTTCTCAACAACAAGGGGAAAATCCGCCCACTTATCCGATTTTACAGATTGGTTTAGACTGTACAAAGGTCGAAGACGGCGATCGCCGAATTTTAAGTCGCACTCAGGAAATGTTTGAGGCGGGTTTGGTGGCTGAGGTAGAATCAATCTGTGCCAAATATGGGCCGGACTTACCCCTGCTTCATACCCTCGGATATGCTGAAGTTAAGCAATATCTGGCAGGAGAAATTTCCCGGGAAGAAGCGCAGGAATTAACGGCATTACATACCCGCCAATTTGCTAAACGGCAGCGGACTTGGTTCCGAGGCGATGGCACTATTGAATGGTTTGCCGTGGATCAGCCCGATTTGTTAGAACGGGTCTGGCATCGAGTTCAAGGGTTTCTGGAACAGCCGAAAGTCGCCGATGTTTCGGGTAGTTTTTGA
- the gyrB gene encoding DNA topoisomerase (ATP-hydrolyzing) subunit B, whose translation MTSNYSADQIQVLEGLEAVRKRPGMYIGTTGPRGLHHLVYEVVDNSIDEALAGHCTHIEIEFNPDGSCTVTDDGRGIPTDVHSKTGRSALETVMTVLHAGGKFGGGGYKVSGGLHGVGISVVNALSEWVEVTVWREKKVHTQRYERGAAIGELEAKPIKENRTGTSVCFKPDLQIFSTGIEFDYSTVAGRLRELAYLNAGVKITFSDNRIDLLKNNEPRVETYCYEGGIREYVEYMNRDKQPLHEEIIYVEGERNNVHVEVSLQWCIDAYTDNVLGFANNIRTIDGGTHLEGLKAVLTRTMNAIARKRNKLKEGDSNLGGEHIREGLTAVISVKVPDPEFEGQTKTKLGNTEVRGIVDSLVGEVLTEYLEFRPSVADAILERALQAFNAAEAARRARELVRRKSVLESSPLPGKLADCSTKDPSESEIYIVEGDSAGGSAKQGRDRRFQAILPLRGKILNIEKTDDAKIYKNTEIQALIAALGLGIKGEEFDSSQLRYHRIIIMTDADVDGAHIRTLLLTFFYRYQRDMVDQGYVYIACPPLYKVERGRNHFYCYSDRELQNLVRNEFPANANYTIQRFKGLGEMMPTQLWETTMNPESRTLKRVEIEDAAEADRVFTVLMGDRVAPRREFIETYGPQLKLMDLDI comes from the coding sequence ATGACCAGCAACTACAGCGCTGACCAAATACAAGTTCTTGAAGGACTCGAAGCAGTACGCAAGCGACCGGGGATGTACATCGGGACCACCGGACCCCGAGGACTCCACCATCTAGTTTACGAGGTTGTGGACAACTCGATCGATGAGGCGCTTGCTGGCCACTGTACCCATATTGAAATCGAGTTTAACCCGGATGGCTCTTGTACCGTAACCGATGACGGTCGAGGCATTCCGACCGACGTCCATTCTAAAACAGGGAGGTCCGCCCTGGAAACCGTCATGACTGTCCTCCACGCCGGAGGTAAATTTGGAGGGGGCGGTTATAAAGTCTCTGGAGGATTACACGGGGTGGGTATCTCCGTGGTTAACGCCTTATCGGAATGGGTGGAAGTCACAGTTTGGCGGGAGAAAAAAGTCCATACCCAACGGTATGAACGGGGTGCAGCCATTGGAGAATTGGAAGCCAAACCGATTAAAGAAAATCGCACTGGAACCTCCGTTTGCTTTAAACCGGACCTGCAAATTTTCAGTACCGGCATTGAATTTGATTACAGCACTGTAGCAGGACGATTGCGCGAACTGGCCTACCTCAATGCTGGGGTTAAAATTACGTTTTCTGATAATCGGATTGACCTGCTCAAAAATAATGAGCCCAGAGTTGAAACCTATTGTTATGAAGGGGGAATTCGGGAATATGTAGAATACATGAACCGAGACAAACAGCCCCTTCATGAAGAAATTATTTACGTTGAAGGCGAACGTAATAATGTTCATGTGGAAGTCTCGTTGCAATGGTGCATCGATGCTTATACGGATAACGTTTTGGGATTTGCCAATAACATCCGGACCATTGATGGCGGAACGCACTTAGAAGGATTGAAAGCCGTTCTGACTCGGACGATGAATGCGATCGCTCGCAAACGGAATAAACTCAAAGAAGGAGATTCCAACCTCGGCGGTGAGCATATTCGGGAAGGGTTAACGGCCGTGATTTCCGTGAAAGTGCCGGACCCAGAATTTGAAGGACAAACCAAGACTAAATTAGGCAATACCGAAGTCCGGGGAATTGTCGATTCTTTGGTGGGTGAAGTGCTCACCGAGTATTTAGAATTTCGCCCCAGTGTGGCGGATGCCATTTTAGAACGCGCCCTTCAAGCATTTAATGCCGCAGAAGCTGCCCGACGCGCCCGGGAATTGGTTCGCCGGAAATCGGTTTTAGAATCCTCTCCCTTGCCTGGAAAACTGGCGGATTGTAGTACCAAAGACCCCAGTGAAAGTGAAATCTACATTGTAGAAGGGGATAGTGCGGGAGGCAGTGCCAAACAAGGACGCGATCGCCGTTTCCAAGCCATCCTCCCCTTGCGCGGTAAAATCTTGAACATCGAAAAAACCGATGATGCCAAGATTTACAAAAATACCGAAATCCAAGCCTTAATCGCCGCCCTCGGTTTAGGGATTAAAGGGGAAGAGTTTGACTCCTCACAACTGCGCTATCATCGTATCATTATCATGACTGACGCTGATGTAGATGGGGCTCACATCCGCACATTGCTCCTCACCTTCTTCTATCGCTATCAACGGGATATGGTGGATCAAGGGTATGTTTATATTGCTTGTCCGCCGCTGTATAAAGTAGAACGGGGCCGGAATCATTTCTACTGTTACAGCGATCGCGAACTGCAAAACCTAGTCCGCAACGAATTCCCCGCCAATGCCAACTACACGATTCAGCGGTTCAAAGGGTTGGGTGAAATGATGCCAACTCAACTCTGGGAAACGACGATGAATCCAGAAAGTCGCACCTTGAAGCGGGTGGAAATTGAGGATGCGGCAGAAGCCGATCGCGTGTTTACGGTGTTAATGGGCGATCGGGTTGCACCCCGTCGCGAATTCATCGAAACCTACGGTCCTCAACTCAAACTCATGGATCTGGATATTTAA
- a CDS encoding cobalt-precorrin 5A hydrolase produces the protein MKLLGFEDYQPIAAIAVTPSGVKRLLSLVDEAGKFTISVCSGHQGGADSLTQAVAAQIGATPVLTGASSALKLPGIDVLGVPFGWNRGEGQWTAVSAAIARKEPVEVIQEVGCTLWQENLPENHPFILELQDDPKPAKARVWISAMQRQFAPNSEFPKVQWHPRVLWVGVGCERGTSRQVVETAIAQVCQSRHFAQGAIAGIATIDSKADEVGLLELCEARQWPLKTFPSEVLKSVTVPTPSTVVAQKIGTPSVAEAAAIVAAQGWTSSGETRNSLLVPKQIFRLEGEPGAVTVAIAQAEQEYTGREGKQ, from the coding sequence TTGAAATTGTTAGGGTTTGAAGATTATCAGCCGATCGCCGCGATCGCCGTTACGCCTTCTGGAGTCAAACGATTACTCTCTCTGGTTGATGAAGCGGGGAAATTTACCATTAGTGTATGTAGTGGACATCAAGGGGGTGCTGACTCCCTAACTCAGGCAGTCGCCGCTCAAATCGGTGCAACCCCCGTCCTCACCGGCGCATCCTCGGCGTTGAAATTGCCCGGAATTGATGTGCTAGGCGTACCCTTTGGCTGGAACCGAGGGGAGGGTCAGTGGACTGCTGTCAGTGCGGCGATCGCCCGGAAGGAACCCGTAGAAGTCATCCAAGAAGTGGGTTGCACCCTCTGGCAAGAGAATTTACCCGAAAATCATCCATTCATCCTAGAATTGCAGGATGATCCAAAACCCGCCAAGGCAAGAGTCTGGATTAGTGCTATGCAACGCCAATTTGCACCAAATTCAGAATTTCCCAAGGTGCAGTGGCATCCGCGAGTCTTGTGGGTGGGAGTGGGTTGCGAACGAGGAACCTCGCGGCAGGTGGTGGAAACGGCGATCGCTCAAGTTTGTCAGTCTCGTCATTTCGCACAAGGGGCGATTGCCGGAATTGCTACAATTGATAGTAAAGCCGATGAAGTGGGATTATTAGAGTTGTGCGAGGCGCGTCAGTGGCCCTTGAAAACCTTTCCCTCAGAGGTTTTGAAGTCGGTTACAGTTCCCACCCCGTCAACGGTGGTGGCACAGAAAATCGGCACTCCCAGCGTGGCAGAAGCAGCGGCGATCGTGGCCGCACAAGGGTGGACCTCCTCGGGGGAAACGCGCAATTCTCTGCTCGTTCCTAAGCAAATTTTTCGATTAGAGGGGGAACCGGGTGCCGTGACGGTGGCGATCGCGCAAGCCGAGCAAGAATATACAGGACGTGAGGGAAAACAGTGA
- a CDS encoding Rpn family recombination-promoting nuclease/putative transposase yields MEGDINIIQVIKPLAKISWPPLIKRAEVVDLIETVVLYKFAKLSREEVQEMIGVNEFKQSRLYQDIKLEGKLEGRLEGKLEGKLEVVPPLLSQGFTVEQIAQMLGLTVEQVRQGIQQT; encoded by the coding sequence ATTGAAGGTGACATAAACATCATACAAGTTATTAAACCTCTTGCAAAAATCTCTTGGCCCCCCTTAATCAAACGCGCAGAAGTTGTAGACTTAATAGAGACGGTCGTATTGTACAAATTTGCTAAATTAAGCCGCGAGGAGGTACAAGAGATGATAGGCGTAAATGAATTCAAGCAATCCAGGCTGTATCAAGATATTAAGCTCGAAGGCAAACTTGAAGGCAGACTCGAAGGCAAACTCGAAGGCAAACTCGAAGTCGTTCCGCCGTTGCTGTCACAGGGATTTACAGTTGAGCAAATCGCGCAAATGCTGGGTTTAACTGTTGAACAAGTGCGCCAAGGGATTCAACAAACCTAG
- a CDS encoding Rpn family recombination-promoting nuclease/putative transposase — protein METDPIFYRLFKQQPSCFFEVIGRPASEAEAYEFSSVELKQTAFRIDGLFIPKAEFPEMPLNLVEVQFYSDKRFYANLFAELFLYLHQNNPAQNWRTVVIFGRRSYEPKELVPYQALLNSNQVQRIYLDELEEVPETSLGMQIVQLIIEKQNASAAEKAKQLVVQARQEMTDDAKRSEVVELIETVVLYKFSKLSREEVKEMIGVNEFKQSRLYQDIKLEGKLEVVPPLLSQGFTVEQIAQMLGLTVEQVRQGIQQT, from the coding sequence ATGGAAACAGACCCCATATTTTACCGACTGTTTAAACAACAACCCAGTTGCTTCTTTGAAGTGATTGGTCGTCCAGCCTCCGAAGCAGAGGCTTATGAATTTTCCTCCGTGGAACTCAAACAAACGGCTTTTCGGATTGATGGGTTGTTTATCCCCAAAGCCGAGTTTCCCGAAATGCCGCTGAATTTGGTGGAGGTACAATTTTACAGCGACAAAAGATTTTATGCCAATTTGTTTGCCGAACTCTTTCTCTACCTGCATCAAAACAATCCCGCTCAAAACTGGCGAACCGTGGTTATTTTTGGCCGACGCAGTTATGAACCGAAGGAACTCGTACCCTATCAAGCACTCCTAAATTCCAATCAAGTTCAGCGCATCTATCTGGACGAGTTGGAAGAGGTCCCAGAAACCTCGTTAGGAATGCAGATTGTCCAGTTAATCATTGAGAAGCAAAACGCCAGTGCAGCGGAAAAAGCCAAACAGCTAGTGGTTCAGGCAAGGCAGGAAATGACCGATGACGCCAAACGCTCAGAAGTTGTAGAATTAATAGAGACGGTCGTATTGTACAAGTTTTCTAAATTAAGCCGCGAGGAGGTAAAAGAGATGATAGGCGTGAATGAATTCAAGCAATCCAGGCTGTATCAAGATATTAAGCTCGAAGGCAAACTCGAAGTGGTTCCGCCGTTGCTGTCACAGGGATTTACAGTTGAGCAAATCGCGCAAATGCTGGGTTTAACCGTTGAACAAGTGCGCCAAGGGATTCAACAAACCTAG
- a CDS encoding Uma2 family endonuclease: MNAIVTDKLCSFEDYLQYDDGTDNRYELVNGKLEIMNPPTIRHLLIADFIRDSLKVEITRKKLPGLCFKEAGVRTGLQKSRVTDICVVLQEQAIDLLDKSAVFQTPPLLVIEVVSPESINRDYRYKRSEYAAADIPEYWIVDPILNKLSVLRLEEGFYEETILTASQTLVSQVFPELTLTVNEVLAAGNIGA; the protein is encoded by the coding sequence ATGAATGCTATAGTCACCGATAAATTATGCAGCTTTGAAGACTATCTACAGTATGATGATGGAACCGATAACCGCTATGAATTAGTCAATGGGAAATTAGAAATCATGAATCCACCAACTATCAGACATTTGCTGATTGCTGATTTTATTCGGGATAGCTTAAAAGTGGAAATTACTCGAAAAAAATTACCGGGGCTATGTTTTAAAGAAGCAGGAGTCAGAACCGGATTGCAGAAATCTCGCGTAACCGATATCTGCGTAGTCTTACAAGAACAAGCCATAGACTTGTTGGACAAATCCGCTGTTTTCCAGACCCCACCTTTATTAGTGATAGAAGTGGTCAGCCCTGAATCGATTAATCGGGACTATCGATATAAGCGATCGGAATATGCAGCCGCCGACATCCCCGAATATTGGATTGTAGACCCTATCCTCAATAAACTATCCGTCTTGCGCCTAGAAGAAGGATTTTATGAAGAAACCATATTAACCGCAAGTCAAACCCTAGTCTCTCAAGTGTTTCCTGAATTAACCCTAACCGTTAACGAAGTATTAGCCGCAGGAAACATTGGCGCTTAA
- a CDS encoding Tab2/Atab2 family RNA-binding protein, which yields MVIWQADFYRRPLQSAAGEPLWELCLCDATGNFQWSSRCSQSEANSTWLAQQLQIAGEGRLPEAIAVFRPQSLSLMVAAGEKLGVKVEASRRTPALKSWLVEKAQEYRNEPNYTHEPYEPLVRDRPPPGPLPEALWGDRWRFASVSAAYLMEVFAERAIRIRHIPEELTPVALGLPSNAVIPGVVLDGGRQSMKIAQWLQEASPVAIDYNPGPPNGLILEAGLVDRWIMATFEDTEVAEAGQTFQQRKQATQGLHFLLIQPDDSGMTYSGFWLLQNS from the coding sequence GTGGTCATTTGGCAAGCAGATTTTTACCGTCGTCCGTTACAAAGCGCCGCAGGGGAACCGTTATGGGAGTTGTGCCTCTGTGATGCAACGGGAAATTTCCAATGGAGTAGTCGCTGTTCCCAATCGGAGGCAAACTCGACTTGGTTAGCGCAACAACTGCAAATTGCGGGGGAGGGGAGATTACCGGAGGCGATCGCAGTGTTTCGTCCCCAGTCCCTCAGTTTGATGGTAGCGGCAGGGGAAAAACTGGGGGTGAAGGTAGAAGCTTCTCGACGCACTCCCGCTTTAAAATCATGGTTAGTGGAGAAAGCGCAGGAGTATAGAAACGAGCCTAATTATACTCATGAACCTTACGAACCCTTAGTGCGCGATCGCCCACCACCGGGACCTCTGCCAGAAGCGTTATGGGGCGATCGCTGGCGGTTTGCTTCCGTGAGTGCCGCTTATTTAATGGAAGTGTTTGCGGAAAGAGCAATCCGGATTCGGCATATCCCGGAGGAATTGACGCCAGTTGCCTTGGGACTCCCTTCTAATGCGGTGATTCCGGGAGTGGTCCTGGATGGCGGACGGCAATCGATGAAAATTGCTCAATGGTTGCAAGAAGCATCTCCAGTGGCGATCGATTACAATCCCGGACCTCCTAATGGACTAATTTTAGAGGCGGGATTAGTCGATCGCTGGATTATGGCTACCTTTGAGGATACAGAAGTTGCCGAGGCGGGTCAAACGTTTCAACAGCGCAAACAGGCAACACAGGGGTTACATTTTTTACTGATCCAACCGGATGATTCTGGGATGACCTATAGTGGGTTTTGGTTATTGCAGAATAGCTAA
- the glgP gene encoding alpha-glucan family phosphorylase produces the protein MVIENYTKASQQLREKLPFPLKPLAEIAYNYWWCWTTERISLFRNIDPDAWHQWNHNPVALLQFVSLERLSQLANDPDYMKRVKAVSEQFHRYMAIRDTWASRVAPQITRDRPVVYFCAEFGIHESLPIYSGGLGMLAGDHLKSASDLGVPLIGIGLMYRQGYFRQRINGHGWQEDYYVDNIFEQMPLELMTDAEGKPITVELEIRSRVVKIQIWRVQVGRVSLYLLDTDRHDNDPLDRWLTGHLYGGNQDTRIAQEVVLGIGGVRALEALGINPAICHLNEGHAAFCTLEVARMEMQRTGKSFYDVEQSVRERCVFTTHTPVPAGHDVFSGDLIESYFSHYWPTLGLTQEQFMAVGARRLGDPWEPFGMTVLALRMCRTANGVSALHGEVSRKMWHIMYPDRPMEEVPIGHITNGVHQRTWTAPLLSDLYAQYFGEDWSNRIADPQMWAKVDEIPDQELWWRHQLLKERLIAHTRTKIKRARQQHGADAHWVDAADRILDPNVLTIGFARRFSTYKRGYLLMHDLERSLRLFSNPERPVQIVFAGKAHPADEQGKRILQRIYEWSQQHSLLQNRVIVLPDYDMYTGRKLVQGVDVWLNTPRRPLEASGTSGQKVCFNGGINCSVLDGWWCEGYQTGPDGKGMNGWAIGEDAHTSDQEMQDKIDAESLYRLLEEEIVPLYYDIDPNTGLSHGWIKMMKGSIKTNAPLFNTDRMVADYVAKVYAPGIQLDLEPILASV, from the coding sequence ATGGTGATTGAAAATTACACGAAAGCCAGCCAACAATTGCGGGAGAAATTGCCCTTTCCCCTGAAACCCTTGGCAGAAATCGCTTATAACTATTGGTGGTGTTGGACCACTGAACGAATTTCTCTGTTTCGCAACATCGATCCCGACGCATGGCACCAGTGGAATCACAATCCCGTTGCCTTGCTGCAATTTGTTTCGCTAGAACGCCTCAGTCAGCTTGCAAACGATCCCGATTACATGAAGCGGGTGAAAGCGGTTTCGGAGCAATTCCACCGCTACATGGCGATTCGGGATACCTGGGCGAGTCGAGTGGCCCCTCAGATTACCCGCGATCGCCCCGTCGTGTACTTCTGTGCCGAATTTGGCATCCACGAATCCCTCCCCATCTACTCCGGTGGTTTGGGGATGTTAGCTGGGGATCACCTCAAATCCGCCTCAGATTTAGGCGTTCCTTTAATTGGAATTGGTTTAATGTATCGGCAAGGATATTTCCGCCAACGCATTAACGGTCACGGATGGCAAGAAGATTACTATGTAGATAACATCTTCGAGCAGATGCCATTGGAGTTAATGACGGATGCCGAGGGTAAACCGATTACGGTTGAATTAGAAATCCGCAGTCGGGTAGTTAAAATCCAAATTTGGCGAGTACAAGTCGGGCGAGTTTCCCTCTATTTACTCGATACCGATCGCCATGATAATGACCCCCTCGATCGCTGGTTAACCGGACACCTCTATGGCGGCAACCAAGACACCCGGATTGCTCAGGAAGTCGTTTTAGGTATTGGTGGTGTCAGAGCATTAGAGGCCCTGGGAATTAACCCTGCAATTTGTCATCTCAACGAAGGACACGCCGCCTTCTGTACCCTAGAAGTCGCCCGCATGGAAATGCAGCGGACTGGCAAGAGTTTCTATGATGTAGAACAGTCAGTTCGCGAACGTTGTGTCTTCACCACTCACACCCCAGTTCCTGCGGGTCACGATGTATTTTCCGGAGACTTAATTGAGTCTTACTTCTCCCATTATTGGCCGACTCTGGGACTAACTCAGGAACAATTCATGGCGGTTGGTGCAAGGCGTCTGGGAGACCCTTGGGAACCGTTCGGCATGACAGTGCTCGCCTTGCGGATGTGCCGGACTGCCAATGGAGTCTCTGCCTTACATGGGGAAGTCTCCCGGAAGATGTGGCATATTATGTATCCCGATCGCCCGATGGAAGAAGTCCCGATCGGTCACATCACCAATGGGGTGCATCAGCGCACTTGGACTGCACCGCTACTCAGTGACCTTTATGCTCAATATTTCGGAGAAGATTGGTCCAATCGCATCGCTGACCCGCAAATGTGGGCGAAAGTAGATGAAATTCCCGATCAGGAACTCTGGTGGCGTCATCAACTGCTGAAAGAACGCTTAATTGCTCACACCCGCACTAAAATTAAACGGGCAAGGCAACAGCACGGGGCAGATGCCCATTGGGTGGATGCTGCCGACCGGATTTTAGACCCGAATGTGCTAACGATTGGGTTTGCGCGCCGCTTCAGTACCTACAAGCGTGGGTATCTGTTGATGCATGATTTAGAGCGATCGCTGCGTCTGTTCAGCAACCCCGAACGCCCAGTGCAAATCGTATTTGCGGGGAAAGCACACCCGGCAGATGAACAAGGCAAGCGGATTCTGCAACGGATTTATGAGTGGAGTCAACAACATTCCCTGTTGCAAAACCGCGTGATTGTGCTGCCTGATTACGATATGTACACGGGACGCAAGTTGGTTCAGGGTGTGGATGTGTGGTTAAATACCCCCCGTCGTCCCCTGGAAGCATCGGGAACTAGCGGTCAAAAGGTCTGCTTTAATGGCGGTATCAATTGCAGCGTGTTAGACGGATGGTGGTGTGAAGGCTATCAAACGGGTCCTGATGGCAAAGGGATGAATGGTTGGGCGATCGGGGAAGATGCTCATACCAGTGACCAGGAAATGCAGGATAAAATTGATGCAGAATCCCTGTATCGGTTATTAGAAGAGGAAATTGTTCCCCTGTATTACGACATCGACCCGAATACTGGTCTATCTCACGGTTGGATTAAGATGATGAAGGGTTCGATTAAGACCAATGCACCATTATTCAACACCGATCGCATGGTGGCGGATTATGTGGCAAAAGTTTATGCACCAGGGATTCAGCTTGATTTAGAACCGATTCTCGCCAGCGTCTAG